The Brasilonema sennae CENA114 genome includes a region encoding these proteins:
- a CDS encoding GNAT family N-acetyltransferase — protein sequence MNENQTSEPQHSIVSISVRVLSPADAESYRFVRLLALHEHPPAFGSLPEDEPNLSEIAARLAQSDERCFFGAFQDNQLIGTVRISRYCAPNEKHRAHLGGLYVLPAFRRNGCGRSLVRQALSWAANARSIRRVNLTVVTQQKAAICLYQSLGFRIYGTEQETFSKAGRFYDEHLMTLELASDNERNAN from the coding sequence ATGAATGAAAATCAAACCAGCGAGCCTCAACACAGCATTGTTTCCATCAGCGTACGAGTGCTTTCTCCCGCTGATGCTGAATCATATCGTTTTGTGCGTTTGCTTGCGCTTCATGAACATCCCCCAGCTTTCGGCTCGTTGCCAGAGGATGAACCAAATCTTTCTGAGATAGCTGCAAGACTCGCACAAAGCGACGAGCGTTGCTTTTTCGGAGCGTTTCAAGACAATCAACTCATTGGCACCGTCCGGATTTCTCGCTATTGCGCACCCAACGAGAAGCACCGCGCTCATCTTGGGGGGCTATATGTTTTGCCCGCATTCCGTCGCAACGGTTGTGGTAGATCGCTTGTCAGGCAAGCTTTGAGTTGGGCAGCGAACGCGCGAAGCATCAGGAGAGTCAACCTAACTGTCGTGACCCAACAAAAAGCGGCAATCTGTCTTTACCAATCGCTTGGCTTCCGCATCTACGGTACTGAGCAAGAGACATTCTCGAAAGCTGGACGTTTTTACGACGAACACCTGATGACGTTGGAACTCGCTTCGGATAATGAACGCAACGCCAATTAA
- the pheS gene encoding phenylalanine--tRNA ligase subunit alpha, translating into MTNSLEAQLLELREEGEKAIAAADTLERLEELRVSYLGKKGQLGALLRTMGQLSAEERPKIGAIANTVKEALQNSLDQQRATLEGAKIQAQLDAETLDVTMPGIYRPQGRVHPLNNIIDKALDIFVGLGYTVATGPEMETDYYNFEALNTPPDHPARDMQDTFYLPDGNLLRTHTSSVQIRYMETEEPPIRVVAPGRVYRRDNVDATHSAVFHQIELLAIDEGLTFTDLKGTIKIFLEAMFGELPIRFRASYFPFTEPSAEVDLQWNGRWLEVMGCGMVDPNVLKSVGYDPEVYTGFAAGFGVERFAMVLHQIDDIRRLYASDLRFLRQF; encoded by the coding sequence ATGACTAACAGTTTAGAGGCTCAACTTTTAGAACTGCGAGAGGAAGGAGAAAAAGCGATCGCCGCTGCTGATACGCTAGAACGTCTGGAGGAACTTAGAGTCAGCTACCTCGGGAAAAAAGGTCAACTTGGGGCGCTGTTGCGGACTATGGGACAACTGAGTGCGGAGGAACGACCAAAAATTGGGGCGATCGCCAACACAGTCAAAGAAGCTTTGCAAAACAGCTTAGATCAGCAACGCGCAACCTTGGAAGGGGCGAAAATTCAGGCACAGCTAGATGCTGAAACATTAGATGTAACAATGCCAGGAATTTACCGTCCTCAAGGTCGTGTTCATCCCCTCAATAACATCATCGACAAAGCTTTGGATATCTTTGTCGGGTTGGGCTACACCGTAGCTACTGGACCAGAGATGGAAACAGATTACTACAATTTTGAAGCTCTGAACACCCCACCCGACCACCCCGCCCGTGATATGCAGGATACTTTTTACCTGCCAGACGGGAATCTGCTGCGGACTCATACCTCGTCGGTACAAATTCGTTACATGGAAACAGAGGAACCGCCCATCCGGGTGGTTGCGCCAGGGCGAGTTTACCGGAGAGATAACGTAGATGCGACTCACTCAGCAGTTTTCCACCAAATAGAACTTTTAGCCATTGACGAAGGACTGACGTTTACTGATCTTAAAGGCACCATTAAGATATTTTTGGAAGCTATGTTTGGTGAGTTACCTATTCGCTTCCGCGCCAGTTATTTCCCGTTTACAGAACCTTCTGCTGAAGTTGATTTGCAGTGGAATGGTCGCTGGTTGGAAGTTATGGGTTGCGGTATGGTCGATCCAAATGTGCTTAAATCGGTGGGTTACGATCCGGAAGTGTATACTGGGTTTGCCGCTGGTTTTGGTGTGGAACGTTTTGCGATGGTTTTACACCAAATTGATGATATTCGCCGTTTGTACGCAAGCGACCTTCGCTTTTTGCGGCAGTTTTAA
- a CDS encoding RecQ family ATP-dependent DNA helicase: MNPSATASWNEVRAAFQKIWGYEDFRPPQGEIIQSLLAKKDALIIMPTGGGKSICFQLPALLQQGLTLVVSPLVALMENQVQELRERRIPAALLHSELPSDKRRITLQALERQQLRLLYLSPETLLSKPVWERLCQPELVINGLILDEAHCLTQWGDTFRPAYRRLGAVRPALLKSKPLGTNIALAAFTATADPLAQTQIREILQLQEPAVFRINPYRSNINPSIRIVWTPRGRKQQFLKFLSDKAQQTGLVYVRTRRDSEELAKWLLELGYVTAAYHAGLGAEERRDIEAQWLSGKMPFVICTCAFGMGINKSDVRWVVHFHPPLLISEYVQEIGRAGRDRKPAQALMLISEPTGWLDPQDKQRQKFFEENLQQQQLDAQQVLKKLPRTGEVNAVAREFRDGAIALSLLHSTGQLKWLDPFHYSIVPGAKTKSVTQLHATKQMNQYLTTRDCRWRFLLSAFGFEEEIKNWRCGHCDNCCRK; this comes from the coding sequence ATGAATCCTTCTGCAACAGCATCTTGGAACGAAGTCCGCGCTGCATTTCAAAAAATCTGGGGTTATGAAGATTTCCGTCCACCGCAGGGAGAAATTATCCAGAGTTTGTTGGCAAAAAAAGATGCGCTGATTATCATGCCCACAGGTGGGGGAAAGTCAATTTGTTTTCAACTTCCCGCACTGCTACAACAGGGATTAACCCTCGTTGTTTCGCCTTTGGTGGCGCTGATGGAAAACCAAGTGCAGGAACTTCGGGAACGTCGAATACCCGCTGCCCTTTTGCATAGTGAATTACCATCTGATAAGCGGCGTATCACTTTACAAGCTTTGGAACGACAACAACTCAGATTACTTTACTTGTCGCCAGAAACTTTACTCAGCAAGCCAGTGTGGGAAAGGTTGTGTCAGCCGGAACTTGTGATTAATGGATTGATACTAGATGAAGCGCACTGTTTGACACAGTGGGGAGACACTTTTAGACCAGCTTACCGAAGATTAGGGGCAGTACGACCAGCGCTACTCAAATCAAAACCATTGGGAACAAATATAGCGCTAGCCGCTTTCACCGCCACCGCTGACCCTTTAGCCCAAACTCAAATTCGAGAAATTCTTCAGTTACAGGAACCTGCAGTTTTTCGTATTAATCCTTATCGTTCTAATATTAATCCTTCTATTCGTATAGTTTGGACTCCAAGGGGAAGAAAGCAACAATTCTTAAAATTTCTTTCAGATAAAGCACAACAAACTGGGCTTGTTTACGTTCGGACAAGGCGAGATAGCGAAGAGTTGGCTAAATGGCTGCTAGAGTTGGGTTACGTTACAGCAGCTTATCATGCAGGATTAGGCGCAGAAGAACGCCGCGATATAGAAGCACAATGGCTGAGTGGAAAAATGCCGTTTGTCATCTGTACGTGTGCTTTTGGTATGGGGATAAATAAGTCAGATGTCCGTTGGGTGGTTCATTTTCACCCGCCATTGTTGATATCAGAGTACGTGCAGGAAATTGGACGCGCTGGACGAGATAGAAAACCAGCCCAAGCACTGATGTTGATCAGTGAACCTACGGGGTGGTTAGATCCACAAGATAAGCAAAGACAAAAGTTTTTTGAGGAGAATTTGCAGCAGCAACAGCTAGACGCGCAGCAAGTCTTGAAAAAATTGCCGAGAACGGGAGAGGTGAATGCTGTGGCGCGAGAATTTCGTGATGGTGCGATCGCCCTCTCTCTACTACACAGCACCGGACAACTCAAGTGGCTTGACCCCTTTCACTACAGTATCGTTCCAGGGGCGAAAACCAAATCAGTCACACAATTGCACGCCACCAAGCAAATGAATCAATATCTTACTACTAGAGATTGTCGCTGGCGTTTTTTATTGAGTGCTTTTGGTTTTGAGGAAGAAATTAAGAACTGGCGTTGTGGTCATTGTGATAATTGCTGCCGAAAATAA
- a CDS encoding nucleotidyltransferase family protein, giving the protein MKTLEEIRRWLIQHKPVLQERYKVSELGIFGSYARQQQTETSDVDVLVEFSEIPSLLKFVNLENYLSDNLGVKVDLVHKGGLKPRIGERILTEVVYL; this is encoded by the coding sequence ATGAAGACGCTGGAAGAAATTCGGCGATGGTTGATTCAGCACAAACCAGTGTTGCAGGAACGGTACAAAGTAAGCGAATTGGGTATTTTCGGTTCCTATGCAAGACAACAACAGACTGAAACGAGTGATGTCGATGTGTTGGTAGAGTTCTCTGAAATACCTAGTTTGTTGAAGTTTGTCAATTTAGAAAACTATCTGAGTGATAACCTTGGAGTGAAGGTTGATCTGGTACATAAAGGGGGACTAAAGCCACGTATAGGAGAGCGGATTTTGACAGAAGTGGTCTATCTATGA
- a CDS encoding B12-binding domain-containing radical SAM protein, with product MKALLIYPQFPQSFWSYDRFMEIAGLKAVLPPLGMITVAALLPKDWEIRFYDRNVNLETEADWEWCDLVILSAMLVQKPDFHALIQKAVRLGKKVAVGGPYPTSIPQDALDSGAHYLVLDEGELTVPQFLEALKGKKEQGIFRSLEKPDVTQSPMPRFDLLQRDAYLMMAIQFSRGCPFNCEFCDIIVLYGRKPRTKEPHQTIAELQALYDLGWRGSLFIVDDNFIGNQRNVKRFLRELIPWMKQHDYPFTFITEASVNLAEDDELLQLMNEAGFYAVFLGIETPDQDSLQVTQKLQNTRNPLIEGCRKINEAGMLIYAGFILGFDGERPRAGERIQAFVEQTSIPQPMLGILQALPNTALWNRLQKEQRLVEGIGGVEVGDQNTLMNFIPTRSIDEIAREYVEGFWTLYEPRNYLRRCFQQCLSIGSLAKRKQTMQFSPGKGLQLVAQLIWHQGLRRPEIRGQFWQQLWTILLKKPQVLNMYLGLCAAGEHFWEYRALARERITQQLGYDPLRGPVLREQKPMLIKSNQIKSNTDNITEPVA from the coding sequence ATGAAAGCACTATTGATTTACCCTCAGTTTCCCCAGTCCTTTTGGTCTTATGATCGCTTCATGGAAATCGCCGGACTCAAAGCCGTCTTGCCTCCACTGGGGATGATTACAGTAGCAGCCCTTCTACCCAAGGACTGGGAAATTAGATTTTACGATCGCAACGTTAATCTTGAAACAGAGGCTGATTGGGAGTGGTGTGACCTAGTAATCCTTTCTGCAATGCTGGTGCAGAAACCAGATTTCCATGCCCTGATTCAAAAAGCGGTGCGGTTAGGCAAAAAAGTGGCAGTCGGGGGTCCTTACCCCACCTCAATCCCGCAAGATGCTCTTGACTCTGGAGCGCATTATCTGGTTTTGGATGAAGGGGAGTTGACAGTTCCACAGTTTCTAGAAGCGCTCAAAGGCAAAAAAGAGCAAGGAATCTTTCGCTCCCTGGAAAAACCTGATGTCACCCAAAGCCCGATGCCGCGTTTTGACCTGCTGCAACGGGATGCCTACTTGATGATGGCTATCCAATTTTCTCGCGGTTGCCCCTTCAACTGCGAGTTTTGCGACATCATTGTCCTCTACGGTCGGAAACCACGCACCAAGGAGCCTCACCAGACCATAGCCGAGTTACAAGCTCTTTATGATTTAGGCTGGCGAGGGTCACTCTTCATCGTTGATGACAACTTTATTGGAAATCAGCGTAACGTCAAACGCTTCTTACGAGAATTAATTCCTTGGATGAAGCAGCACGACTACCCCTTCACCTTCATAACTGAAGCTTCTGTGAATTTGGCAGAAGATGATGAACTGTTGCAATTAATGAATGAAGCAGGCTTCTATGCAGTTTTTCTCGGCATAGAAACTCCTGACCAAGACAGCCTGCAAGTAACACAAAAACTGCAAAATACTCGCAATCCGCTCATCGAAGGTTGTCGCAAGATCAATGAAGCAGGGATGCTAATCTATGCAGGGTTTATCCTTGGTTTTGATGGAGAACGCCCACGAGCAGGAGAACGAATTCAAGCTTTTGTTGAACAAACCAGTATTCCTCAACCGATGCTGGGCATCCTTCAAGCTTTGCCCAACACTGCTCTTTGGAACCGTCTTCAAAAAGAGCAGCGTTTAGTAGAGGGTATTGGCGGCGTTGAGGTGGGAGACCAGAATACCTTAATGAATTTCATCCCCACCCGCTCCATTGATGAAATCGCTAGAGAGTATGTAGAAGGCTTCTGGACGTTGTATGAACCCAGAAACTATCTCAGACGCTGTTTTCAGCAATGTCTCAGTATTGGCTCGCTAGCAAAACGAAAGCAAACCATGCAATTTTCTCCAGGAAAGGGGTTGCAGCTCGTTGCTCAGTTAATCTGGCATCAGGGCTTACGGCGACCTGAAATTCGTGGGCAGTTCTGGCAACAACTATGGACGATTCTGCTGAAAAAGCCTCAAGTTCTCAATATGTATTTGGGGCTATGCGCTGCTGGAGAACATTTTTGGGAGTACCGCGCTTTAGCTAGGGAACGGATTACTCAACAACTAGGGTACGATCCACTCAGAGGACCTGTGCTAAGAGAGCAAAAACCAATGCTCATCAAATCAAATCAAATCAAATCAAATACTGATAATATTACTGAGCCAGTAGCTTAA
- a CDS encoding GspE/PulE family protein, producing the protein MAQSLPQRRTTAVTTRSQFSPFGNKLVQSGFVNSEQMRQALIESRKSGRSLTQVLESISGRQLSPELYRLHKKQQLFELKILYGVESLDLEVSQVGTTRMSQLIDTLIPVDICRRHHLIPLAKNAEVNPPSVMVAMVDPDNLEASDDLNRILRPQGWTLQRMVITQEDYQQLINQYLDEVTVRQKHLEQEKFTDINQDLENLDNLNLEDVPEDKEADLGAAMKSAEDAPIINLVNRILAKALHEMVSDIHVEPQEENLLIRFRKDGVLRQVFDPLPKKIIPAVTTRFKIIANLDIAERRLPQDGRITRVFEGRKLDFRVSTLPSRYGEKIVLRILDNSATQLGLDQLIADAETLQIVKDMVSRPFGLILVTGPTGSGKTTTLYSALSELNSSGINICTVEDPIEYSLPGITQVQVIREKGLDFATTLRAFLRQDPDVLLVGETRDKETAKTAIEAALTGHLVLTTLHTNDAPGAIARLAEMGIESFMVSGSLIGVLAQRLVRRVCPSCCIPYTPTTTELARYGLSASQQAGVTFYKANTLTLEQIHQAKANHQLCPECHGVGYKGRCGVYEVMRITERLQGLITQDAPTERIKEVAVEEGMKTLLAYSLDLVCQGYTTLEEVERVTFTDTGLEAELKAKRKRSLTCRTCHAGLEAEWLDCPYCMTSRF; encoded by the coding sequence ATGGCTCAGTCGTTACCACAAAGGCGTACTACTGCTGTTACTACAAGATCTCAGTTCTCGCCCTTTGGCAACAAACTAGTGCAATCTGGCTTTGTCAATAGCGAACAGATGAGACAAGCACTGATTGAAAGTCGTAAGTCTGGCAGATCTCTGACACAAGTGCTGGAATCTATTTCCGGACGACAGTTGTCACCAGAACTGTATAGGTTACATAAAAAGCAGCAGCTATTTGAACTAAAAATATTATACGGTGTTGAATCTCTTGATTTAGAGGTGAGTCAGGTTGGCACAACAAGAATGAGTCAACTGATTGATACCCTCATTCCAGTAGATATCTGTCGTCGTCATCACTTAATACCACTAGCAAAGAATGCTGAGGTAAACCCACCCTCGGTTATGGTGGCGATGGTAGATCCGGATAATTTAGAAGCTTCGGATGATTTGAACCGCATCTTACGTCCGCAGGGATGGACTTTGCAGCGGATGGTGATTACTCAAGAGGATTATCAGCAACTTATTAACCAATATTTGGATGAGGTGACTGTTCGACAAAAGCACCTCGAACAGGAAAAGTTTACAGACATTAATCAGGATTTAGAAAATCTAGACAATCTCAATTTAGAGGATGTACCTGAAGATAAGGAAGCTGACTTAGGTGCAGCGATGAAGAGTGCTGAGGATGCCCCGATTATCAATTTAGTTAACAGAATCCTCGCGAAAGCACTACATGAGATGGTTTCTGATATTCACGTAGAACCGCAGGAAGAAAATTTACTCATTCGTTTTCGTAAGGATGGTGTGCTGCGTCAGGTTTTCGATCCTCTGCCCAAAAAAATCATTCCTGCTGTCACAACTCGTTTCAAAATTATTGCCAACCTCGATATTGCTGAACGGCGTTTACCTCAAGATGGACGCATCACAAGAGTGTTTGAGGGACGAAAGCTGGACTTCCGCGTTAGTACCTTGCCCAGTCGCTATGGGGAAAAAATCGTACTACGAATTTTGGATAACTCTGCAACCCAATTGGGATTGGATCAACTGATTGCTGATGCAGAAACTTTGCAAATTGTCAAGGATATGGTCAGTCGTCCCTTTGGCTTGATTTTGGTGACAGGACCGACTGGTTCTGGTAAAACAACAACCTTGTATTCGGCACTTTCGGAACTGAACTCTTCAGGCATCAATATTTGTACGGTGGAAGACCCAATTGAGTACAGTTTACCTGGAATCACTCAAGTGCAGGTGATTCGGGAAAAAGGTCTGGATTTTGCGACAACTTTACGGGCTTTTTTGCGACAAGATCCCGATGTGCTTCTGGTGGGTGAGACGCGAGACAAGGAAACGGCAAAAACGGCAATTGAGGCAGCATTGACCGGTCATTTGGTCTTGACAACTTTGCATACTAATGACGCGCCGGGGGCGATCGCTCGTTTGGCAGAAATGGGCATTGAGTCTTTCATGGTTTCCGGTTCTCTCATTGGTGTATTAGCACAGCGCTTAGTACGGCGCGTGTGTCCCAGTTGTTGCATTCCCTACACTCCTACCACAACAGAACTCGCTCGCTACGGTTTATCAGCAAGCCAACAAGCGGGTGTTACCTTTTATAAGGCAAATACCTTAACTTTAGAGCAAATTCACCAAGCGAAGGCAAATCATCAGCTTTGCCCAGAATGTCATGGTGTTGGCTACAAGGGACGTTGTGGTGTTTATGAAGTTATGCGAATTACAGAACGTTTGCAAGGGCTGATTACCCAAGACGCACCAACGGAACGCATCAAAGAAGTAGCGGTGGAAGAAGGGATGAAAACTCTACTGGCTTACAGTTTGGATTTAGTGTGTCAAGGTTATACGACTTTGGAAGAGGTTGAACGAGTCACGTTTACTGATACGGGTTTGGAAGCAGAGTTGAAAGCTAAGCGTAAGAGGAGTCTGACTTGTCGGACTTGTCATGCTGGACTGGAAGCTGAATGGCTGGATTGTCCGTACTGTATGACATCACGGTTTTAA
- the iscB gene encoding RNA-guided endonuclease IscB, which yields MSNYVFLIDANKTPMNPIHPSHAKKLLETNKAAIFRRYPFTLIMKRVVENIVAYPLTLKLDPGSKLTGFALVNNRDEVIWGMELQHRGLAISDGLQTRSAVRRGRRSRHTRYRQPRFVNRTREKGWLAPSLRHRVLTTETWVKRLCKFAPISAIVQELVRFDLQQMENPEISGMEYQQGALQGYEIKEYLLNKWDRKCTYCGAENIPLQVEHICPKANGGTNRISNLCLACQKCNQNKGTQDIETFLAQKPDLLKKILSEAKRPLKDAAAVNSTRWSLFNVWKSLGLPVKTGSGGLTKFNRTRLLLPKAHWIDAACVGITGTLKILITKIFTAKSTGHGIRRMCRINKYGFPCTAPKQTFTHVSTGDFVRVQIVKERKNLQSGTYTGRVKTPTNKGCEVVINGFRVGFSTMKGVSRIHCSDGYNYA from the coding sequence ATGTCAAACTACGTATTTTTGATTGATGCCAACAAAACACCGATGAATCCAATTCATCCAAGTCACGCCAAGAAACTTCTAGAAACAAACAAAGCAGCAATATTCCGTCGTTACCCGTTCACATTAATCATGAAACGAGTAGTAGAAAATATTGTTGCTTACCCGTTGACATTGAAGTTAGACCCTGGTTCTAAATTGACTGGGTTCGCTTTAGTTAATAACCGCGATGAAGTTATTTGGGGAATGGAATTACAGCACCGAGGATTAGCTATTAGTGATGGGCTACAAACCCGATCTGCTGTAAGACGTGGTAGGCGTTCTCGACATACCAGATACCGTCAACCCAGGTTTGTGAATCGCACTAGAGAAAAAGGGTGGTTAGCACCGTCGTTGCGGCACCGCGTATTAACTACCGAGACGTGGGTGAAGCGTTTATGTAAGTTTGCGCCGATAAGTGCAATTGTCCAAGAGCTTGTCAGGTTTGACTTGCAGCAGATGGAAAATCCGGAAATCTCTGGAATGGAATATCAGCAAGGTGCCTTGCAAGGATATGAAATTAAAGAGTATCTTCTCAACAAATGGGACAGGAAATGCACTTACTGTGGGGCGGAAAATATCCCTCTGCAAGTTGAACATATTTGCCCTAAAGCCAATGGAGGAACTAATCGAATCTCTAATTTGTGTTTAGCTTGCCAAAAGTGCAATCAGAACAAAGGTACGCAAGACATTGAAACCTTCCTTGCTCAAAAACCCGACCTTTTGAAGAAAATCTTGTCTGAGGCTAAACGACCTTTAAAAGATGCAGCGGCAGTAAATTCTACGCGCTGGTCGTTATTTAATGTCTGGAAAAGTTTAGGGCTGCCTGTTAAGACGGGTTCGGGTGGTTTAACGAAGTTTAACCGGACTCGTTTATTGCTCCCAAAAGCACACTGGATTGACGCAGCTTGCGTTGGGATTACTGGCACGTTAAAAATCTTAATAACTAAGATTTTCACCGCAAAATCGACAGGACACGGCATAAGAAGGATGTGCCGAATCAATAAATATGGTTTTCCCTGTACAGCCCCCAAGCAAACTTTTACTCATGTATCGACAGGCGATTTTGTAAGAGTTCAGATAGTCAAAGAACGCAAAAATCTACAGTCTGGAACATACACTGGACGCGTCAAAACACCGACAAACAAAGGGTGTGAAGTCGTTATCAATGGGTTTAGAGTTGGGTTTTCAACAATGAAGGGTGTGTCCAGAATCCATTGCAGCGACGGGTATAACTACGCTTGA
- a CDS encoding type IV pilus twitching motility protein PilT: MEMMIEDLMQKLIEMGGSDIHLSAGLPPYFRLSGKLTPIGNQPLSADECQWLIFSMLNNSQRRILEENWELDCSYGIRGLARFRVNVYKERGAYAACLRALSSKTPNFEKLGLPDVVREMSEKPRGLILVTGPTGSGKTTTLAAVIDLINRTRSEHILTVEDPIEFVYEPMKSVIHQRQLGEDTKSFANALRAALREDPDIILVGEMRDLETISLAISAAETGHLVFGTLHTSSAAQTVDRIIDVFPSEKQTQVRVQLSNSLVAVFSQTLVPRKNPKPGEFGQVMAQEIMVVTPAISNLIREGKTSQIYSAIQIGGKMGMQTLEKVLADLYKAGVISLEDAISKTSKPDEIKRLIGSAALLAGTRAGVAVKAH; the protein is encoded by the coding sequence ATGGAAATGATGATTGAAGATTTGATGCAGAAGTTGATAGAAATGGGTGGTTCGGATATACATTTATCTGCAGGTTTGCCTCCCTACTTTCGCCTCAGTGGTAAACTGACTCCTATTGGCAATCAGCCATTGTCGGCAGATGAGTGTCAATGGTTGATTTTTAGTATGCTCAATAATTCCCAGCGTCGAATATTAGAGGAAAATTGGGAGTTAGATTGTTCTTATGGTATTAGGGGATTGGCTCGTTTTCGGGTTAATGTTTACAAAGAACGTGGTGCTTATGCCGCTTGTTTGCGGGCGTTAAGTTCCAAAACTCCAAACTTTGAAAAGTTAGGTTTGCCAGATGTTGTACGAGAAATGTCAGAAAAACCAAGGGGATTAATTTTGGTAACAGGTCCCACAGGTTCTGGTAAAACAACTACCCTGGCTGCAGTCATTGACTTGATTAATCGCACTCGCTCAGAGCATATTTTGACAGTAGAAGACCCGATTGAATTTGTGTATGAACCGATGAAAAGTGTAATTCATCAAAGGCAACTTGGTGAGGATACGAAAAGCTTTGCTAATGCTTTAAGAGCAGCTTTGCGGGAAGATCCAGATATCATTTTGGTGGGTGAGATGCGCGATTTGGAAACAATTTCTTTGGCGATTTCTGCTGCGGAAACGGGACACTTGGTTTTTGGAACTTTGCACACGAGTTCAGCCGCACAAACTGTAGATAGAATTATTGATGTTTTCCCCTCCGAAAAACAAACTCAAGTGCGAGTGCAGTTATCAAATTCACTGGTGGCGGTATTTAGTCAAACTTTGGTTCCTCGAAAAAATCCGAAACCAGGTGAATTTGGTCAAGTGATGGCTCAAGAAATTATGGTTGTGACTCCTGCGATTTCTAATTTAATTCGTGAAGGAAAAACATCTCAAATCTATTCTGCTATTCAAATTGGTGGAAAAATGGGGATGCAGACTTTAGAAAAGGTTTTAGCAGATTTATATAAGGCAGGAGTTATCTCTTTGGAAGATGCAATCTCTAAAACTTCTAAGCCGGATGAGATTAAGCGTCTTATCGGTAGTGCAGCACTACTCGCTGGAACAAGAGCAGGAGTAGCAGTCAAAGCACATTAA